A single window of Rhizobium sp. CCGE531 DNA harbors:
- a CDS encoding ABC transporter substrate-binding protein → MTFNLLGRPASRRVFLKGAGAVSVAALTGFPMPAIAQAQDINIISDENNADALAILRKTAEDFGKQAGVKVVVNNMDHEAHKTAIRNYLVAGAPDICFWFSGNRMRAFVKRGLFDDISDLFEKEKYKDVLGAAAGSVTVDGKQYGLPTGGTLWGMFYRKDVFAQLGTTVPASWDDFLAYGAKCKSANLTPIAMGTKELWPAAGWFDQMNLRINGLDKHMALMNGEMSYLDPALKPVFDMWETLIKQDFFTPNNTSFGWQEAGALLSQKKAGMMNLGAFVRSTFPKEELDQLAFAPFPTIDPKIGRFEEFSLNSVHIPANAKNKQGAREFLAYFYRPENLGPYLEPGGNVPPRNDLPPSKDPLVNAAVETLKTVQGTSQYYDRDSDPDMAQAGLVGFQEFMAKPERRDAILKRLEGTRKRIYKI, encoded by the coding sequence ATGACTTTCAATTTGCTTGGAAGGCCGGCGAGCCGGCGCGTCTTTTTGAAGGGGGCAGGGGCGGTTTCCGTCGCAGCGCTCACTGGTTTTCCCATGCCTGCCATCGCGCAGGCGCAGGATATCAACATCATTTCCGACGAGAACAACGCCGATGCGCTGGCGATCCTGCGCAAGACGGCGGAGGACTTCGGCAAGCAGGCCGGCGTCAAGGTCGTGGTCAACAATATGGACCACGAGGCGCACAAGACAGCGATCCGCAATTATCTGGTCGCCGGCGCGCCGGATATCTGCTTCTGGTTTTCGGGAAACCGCATGCGCGCCTTCGTCAAGCGCGGCCTGTTCGATGACATTTCCGATCTCTTCGAAAAAGAGAAGTATAAGGACGTCCTTGGCGCTGCGGCCGGTTCGGTCACGGTCGACGGCAAGCAGTACGGCCTGCCGACGGGCGGCACGCTCTGGGGCATGTTCTATCGCAAGGACGTCTTCGCCCAGCTCGGCACCACGGTACCGGCAAGTTGGGACGATTTCCTGGCCTACGGTGCCAAATGCAAGAGCGCCAATCTGACGCCGATTGCGATGGGCACCAAGGAATTGTGGCCGGCAGCCGGGTGGTTCGATCAGATGAACCTGCGCATAAACGGCCTCGACAAGCACATGGCGTTGATGAACGGCGAGATGAGCTATCTCGATCCGGCACTGAAGCCGGTGTTCGACATGTGGGAAACCCTGATCAAGCAGGATTTCTTCACGCCGAACAATACATCCTTCGGCTGGCAGGAGGCGGGTGCGCTTCTGTCGCAAAAGAAGGCGGGCATGATGAACCTCGGCGCCTTCGTCCGCTCCACTTTCCCGAAGGAAGAGCTCGATCAGCTCGCTTTCGCACCCTTCCCGACGATCGATCCGAAGATCGGCCGTTTCGAGGAGTTTTCGCTAAACTCGGTGCATATCCCGGCCAATGCGAAGAACAAGCAGGGCGCGCGCGAGTTCCTCGCCTATTTCTATCGGCCGGAAAACCTCGGCCCCTATCTCGAGCCCGGCGGCAACGTGCCGCCCCGCAATGACCTGCCGCCCAGCAAGGACCCGCTCGTCAACGCAGCCGTCGAAACGCTGAAGACGGTACAGGGGACCTCGCAATATTACGACCGCGACAGCGATCCCGACATGGCCCAGGCCGGCCTCGTCGGCTTCCAGGAGTTCATGGCAAAGCCCGAGCGGCGCGATGCGATCCTGAAGCGGCTCGAAGGTACGCGCAAGCGTATCTACAAGATCTGA